From a single Phalacrocorax aristotelis chromosome 1, bGulAri2.1, whole genome shotgun sequence genomic region:
- the CHD4 gene encoding chromodomain-helicase-DNA-binding protein 4 isoform X9 yields MASGIGSPSPCSGGSDDDEMEILLNNAIPQHPEPEEEPEEELLSEADTPKIKKKKKPKKLKEPKVPKLSKRQKKELGDSSGEGNEFVEEEEEVLRSDSEGSDYTPGKKKKKKLGPKKEKKNKTKRKEEEEEEEEDDDSKEPKSSAQLLEDWGMEDIDHVFTEEDYRTLTNYKAFSQFVRPLIAAKNPKIAVSKMMMVLGAKWREFSTNNPFKGSSGASVAAAAAAAVAVVESMVTNVDAVLPQPPVDVPLRKAKTKEGKGPNARRKPKASPRIPDIKKPKTKKVAPLKIKLGGFGSKRKRSSSEDDDLDVESDFDDASINSYSVSDGSTSRSSRSRKKLKAGKKKKKGEEDSTVAVDGYETDHQDYCEVCQQGGEIILCDTCPRAYHMVCLDPDMEKAPEGKWSCPHCEKEGIQWEAKEDNSEGEEILEDVVGDAEEEDDHHMEFCRVCKDGGELLCCDACPSSYHIHCLNPPLPEIPNGEWLCPRCTCPALKGKVQKILIWKWGQPPVGPPPPRPPDADPNAPPPKPLEGRPERQFFVKWQGMSYWHCSWVSELQLELHCQVMFRNYQRKNDMDEPPSGDFGGEEEKSRKRKNKDPKYAEMEERFYRYGIKPEWMMIHRILNHSVDKKGNVHYLIKWRDLPYDQASWESEDVDIQDYDLYKQAYWNHRELMRGEEGRPGKKLKKVKMRKLERPPETPTVDPTVKYDRQPEYLDVTGGTLHPYQLEGLNWLRFSWAQGTDTILADEMGLGKTVQTAVFLYSLYKEGHSKGPFLVSAPLSTIINWEREFEMWAPDMYVVTYVGDKDSRAIIRENEFTFEDNAIRGGKKASRMKKEAAVKFHVLLTSYELITIDMAILGSIDWACLIVDEAHRLKNNQSKFFRVLNGYSLQHKLLLTGTPLQNNLEELFHLLNFLTPERFHNLEGFLEEFADIAKEDQIKKLHDMLGPHMLRRLKADVFKNMPSKTELIVRVELSPMQKKYYKYILTRNFEALNARGGGNQVSLLNVVMDLKKCCNHPYLFPVAAMEAPKMPNGMYDGSALIRASGKLLLLQKMLKNLKEGGHRVLIFSQMTKMLDLLEDFLEHEGYKYERIDGGITGNMRQEAIDRFNAPGAQQFCFLLSTRAGGLGINLATADTVIIYDSDWNPHNDIQAFSRAHRIGQNKKVMIYRFVTRASVEERITQVAKKKMMLTHLVVRPGLGSKTGSMSKQELDDILKFGTEELFKDEATEGGDNKEGEDSSVIHYDDKAIERLLDRNQDETEDTELQGMNEYLSSFKVAQYVVREEEMGEEEEVEREIIKQEESVDPDYWEKLLRHHYEQQQEDLARNLGKGKRIRKQVNYNDGSQEDRDWQDDQSDNQSDYSVASEEGDEDFDERSEARRPSRKGLRNDKDKPLPPLLARVGGNIEVLGFNARQRKAFLNAIMRYGMPPQDAFTTQWLVRDLRGKSEKEFKAYVSLFMRHLCEPGADGAETFADGVPREGLSRQHVLTRIGVMSLIRKKVQEFEHVNGRWSMPELAEIEENKKLSQPSSPSPKTPTPSTPGDTQPNTPAPVPPPEEGVKVEEGASVKEQGESSEPEKELSASATETEVPMEQCAQPVETLPQEAKSPVNPTEADEKKVEELEVKERPDEPMEVESKGDVEKVEDRAPIENPPEPPIITLDEKDEKKDDDKRDVVMLQNGEMLKESVDERHKKAVKQRFMFNIADGGFTELHSLWQNEERAATVTKKTYEIWHRRHDYWLLAGIINHGYARWQDIQNDPRYAILNEPFKGEMNRGNFLEIKNKFLARRFKLLEQALVIEEQLRRAAYLNMSEDPSHPSMALNTRFAEVECLAESHQHLSKESMAGNKPANAVLHKVLKQLEELLSDMKADVTRLPATIARIPPVAVRLQMSERNILSRLANRSSEPPPPPPPQQVAQQQ; encoded by the exons ATGGCATCGGGCATTGGATCTCCGTCACCGTGCTCAGGGGGCAGTGATGATGATGAGATGGAGATCCTGTTGAACAATGCTatcccccagcacccag agCCTGAAGAAGAGCCAGAAGAAGAGCTTCTGTCAGAGGCTGACACACCCAAAatcaagaagaagaagaagcccAAGAAACTAAAGGAACCCAAAGTGCCCAAGCTCAGCAAGCGTCAGAAGAAGGAG ctggggGACAGCTCTGGTGAGGGGAATGAGTttgtggaggaagaggaagaggttCTGCGCTCTGACAGTGAGGGCAGTGACTACACtcctgggaagaagaaaaagaagaaattagggcccaagaaggaaaagaaaaacaaaaccaagcgtaaggaggaggaggaagaagaggaagaagatgatGACTCAAAG GAGCCGAAGTCATCTGCTCAGCTCCTGGAAGATTGGGGCATGGAGGATATTGACCATGTCTTCACAGAAGAGGATTACCGCACTCTCACCAACTACAAAGCTTTCAGCCAGTTTGTCAG GCCACTTATTGCCGCCAAGAACCCTAAAATAGCAGTGTCGAAGATGATGATGGTACTAGGAGCCAAATGGCGGGAGTTTAGCACAAACAACCCCTTCAAGGGAAGTTCAGGTGCATCTGTGGCAGCTGCTGCGGCTGCAGCTGTTGCAGTAGTGGAGAGTATGGTGACAAATGTGGATGCTGTCCTGCCGCAGCCCCCTGTAGATGTGCCACTCAGGAAAGCCAAGACAAAGGAGGGCAAAG GACCCAATGCCCGGCGGAAGCCAAAGGCTAGTCCTCGTATTCCTGATATCAAGAAACCTAAAACAAAGAAGGTGGCACCTTTGAAAATCAAACTGGGAGGATTTGGTTCCAAGCGTAAAAGATCGTCA AGTGAAGATGATGATCTGGATGTGGAGTCAGACTTCGATGATGCCAGCATCAACAGCTACTCTGTTTCAGATGGATCTACAAGCCGCAGTAGCCGCAGTCGCAAAAAACTTAaagctgggaaaaagaaaaagaaag GTGAGGAGGACTCCACAGTGGCTGTGGATGGCTATGAGACTGATCACCAGGACTACTGTGAGGTGtgccagcagggaggggaaattATACTGTGTGATACCTGCCCTCGTGCCTACCACATGGTTTGCCTGGACCCAGACATGGAGAAAGCCCCAGAGGGCAAATGGAGCTGCCCACACTGT GAAAAAGAGGGCATTCAGTGGGAAGCAAAGGAAGATAACTCTGAAGGTGAGGAAATCCTggaggatgttgtgggggatgctgaggaagaggatgaCCACCATATGGAGTTCTGTAGAGTCTGCAAGGACGGAGGAGAGCTGCTATGCTGTGATGCCTGTCCTTCATCCTATCATATCCACTGTCTGAATCCTCCGTTGCCAGAGATTCCCAACGGAGAGTGGCTGTGTCCTCGCTGCACT tgccCAGCTTTGAAGGGAAAGGTACAGAAGATCTTGATCTGGAAATGGGGTCAGCCCCCAGTTGGCCCACCACCACCACGCCCACCTGATGCAGACCCTAATGCTCCTCCCCCTAAGCCTCTGGAGGGTCGGCCTGAAAGGCAGTTCTTTGTCAAATGGCAGGGCATGTCCTACTGGCACTGCTCTTGGGTGTCAGAGTTGCAG CTGGAGTTGCACTGCCAGGTCATGTTCCGTAACTACCAACGCAAAAATGATATGGATGAGCCACCCTCAGGGGACTtcggaggggaagaggagaaaagccgaaagagaaaaaataaagacccCAAATATGCTGAGATGGAGGAGCGCTTCTATCGATATGGGATCAAACCTGAGTGGATGATGATCCACAGGATCCTTAATCATAG TGTGGATAAGAAGGGGAATGTCCACTACTTGATTAAATGGAGAGACCTACCCTATGACCAGGCATCTTGGGAAAGTGAAGATGTGGATATCCAAGATTATGACCTGTACAAGCAAGCCTATTGGAATCACAG GGAGCTGATGAGAGGTGAGGAGGGCAGGCCTGGTAAGAAGTTAAAGAAAGTAAAGATGCGGAAACTGGAAAGGCCCCCTGAGACACCCACAGTAGAT CCAACAGTGAAATATGACCGGCAACCGGAGTACCTCGATGTAACAGGGGGCACCTTGCATCCCTACCAACTGGAAGGACTGAACTGGCTGCGCTTCTCTTGGGCCCAGGGCACAGATACAATCTTGGCTGATGAAATGGGTCTGGGAAAGACTGTGCAGACAGCTGTGTTCCTATATTCCTTATACAAAGAG GGCCACTCAAAGGGTCCCTTCTTGGTGAGTGCTCCACTGTCCACAATCATCAACTGGGAACGAGAATTTGAGATGTGGGCCCCGGATATGTATGTAGTGACCTATGTCGGGGACAAAGACAGCCGGGCCATCATCCGTGAGAATGAGTTCACTTTTGAGGATAATGCCATACGTGGAGGCAAAAAAGCATCCAGAATGAAG AAGGAGGCTGCTGTGAAGTTCCATGTGCTTCTCACCTCCTATGAACTGATCACAATTGATATGGCCATTCTAGGCTCTATTGACTGGGCCTGCCTCATTGTGGATGAAGCCCACAGACTGAAGAACAATCAGTCGAAG TTCTTCCGTGTGCTGAATGGTTACTCCCTCCAGCACAAGCTGCTGCTTACAGGAACTCCCCTGCAGAACAACCTGGAAGAACTGTTTCACCTGCTGAACTTCCTGACGCCAGAGAGATTCCA tAACTTGGAGGGCTTCCTAGAAGAGTTTGCAGATATTGCCAAGGAAGATCAGATCAAGAAGCTGCATGACATGCTGGGCCCACACATGCTGAGGCGTCTCAAAGCTGATGTTTTCAAGAATATGCCATCTAAGACGGAACTTATTGTCAGAGTGGAGTTGAGCCCCATGCAGAA gaaatattataaatacattttgacGAGAAACTTTGAGGCACTGAATGCACGGGGTGGTGGTAACCAAGTCTCCTTGCTCAATGTTGTTATGGATCTGAAGAAGTGCTGTAACCACCCCTACCTATTTCCTGTGGCTGCTATG GAAGCTCCAAAAATGCCAAATGGCATGTATGATGGTAGTGCTCTTATTCGAGCCTCTGGAAAGCTGTTGCTACTCCAGAAGATGTTAAAGAACCTTAAGGAAGGAGGTCACAGGGTGCTCATATTCTCTCAG ATGACTAAAATGTTGGACCTCCTAGAAGACTTCTTGGAACATGAAGGGTACAAATATGAGCGTATTGATGGAGGAATCACAGGGAACATGCGTCAGGAGGCTATTGATCGCTTCAATG CTCCTGGTGCTCAGcagttctgctttctgctttcaacTCGAGCTGGGGGTCTTGGTATTAACTTGGCCACAGCAGATACTGTGATTATTTATGATTCGGACTGGAACCCCCACAATGATATCCAG GCCTTCAGTCGTGCACACAGAATTGGACAGAACAAGAAAGTGATGATATACCGCTTTGTGACAAGGGCCTCAGTGGAGGAGCGTATCactcaggtggccaagaagaaAATGATGTTAACTCATCTGGTAGTGAGACCAGGGTTGGGCTCCAAGACAGGCTCCATGTCCAAACAGGAACTTGATGACATTCTCAAATTTGGCACTGAAGAGCTCTTCAAGGATGAGGCTACTGAGGGGG GGGATAACAAAGAAGGTGAGGACAGCAGTGTCATCCACTACGATGACAAAGCAATTGAGCGGCTGTTGGATCGGAACCAGGATGAAACAGAAGATACAGAACTTCAGGGCATGAATGAGTATCTCAGCTCCTTCAAGGTGGCCCAGTATGTGGTTCGTGAAGAGGAGATGGGG gaggaagaggaggttgaACGGGAGATTATTAAGCAGGAGGAGTCAGTGGATCCTGATTACTGGGAGAAGCTGCTGCGTCACCATTATGAACAACAGCAAGAGGATCTGGCCAGGAATCTGGGCAAGGGCAAACGTATTCGCAAGCAAGTTAACTACAACGATGGCTCGCAGGAGGATAGAG actgGCAGGATGACCAGTCAGATAATCAGTCAGATTATTCAGTTGCTTCTGAAGAAGGAGACGAGGACTTTGATGAGAGGTCTGAAG CTCGTCGGCCTAGCCGCAAAGGCCTGAGAAATGATAAGGATAAGCCTCTGCCTCCCTTACTTGCCCGTGTGGGAGGGAACATTGAG GTCTTGGGTTTCAATGCCCGCCAGCGGAAAGCCTTCCTTAATGCTATCATGCGCTATGGAATGCCACCTCAGGATGCCTTCACCACTCAGTGGCTTGTTCGGGACCTCCGTGGCAAGTCAGAGAAGGAGTTCAA GGCCTATGTCTCGCTGTTCATGCGCCATTTATGTGAACCTGGAGCTGATGGTGCTGAGACCTTTGCAGATGGGGTCCCACGGGAAGGTCTTTCTCGACAGCATGTCCTTACTCGCATTGGGGTTATGTCACTTATACGCAAAAAG GTGCAGGAATTTGAGCATGTGAATGGCCGTTGGAGTATGCCAGAACTGGCAGAGATAGAGGAGAACAAGAAACTCTCACAGCCAAGCTCACCCTCTCCGAAAACTCCAACTCCTTCGACACCAGGGGATACACAGCCAAATACACCTGCCCCTGTCCCTCCACCTG AAGAAGGAGTAAAAGTAGAAGAAGGAGCCAGTGTGAAGGAGCAAGGAGAGTCATCTGAACCAGAGAAAGAGCTCAGTGCCTCTGCAACTGAAACAGAGGTGCCTATGGAG cagtgtgcccagccTGTGGAGACACTGCCGCAGGAAGCAAAATCCCCAGTGAACCCCAcagaagcagatgaaaaaaaagtagaggaaCTGGAGGTGAAGGAAAGACCAGATGAGCCAATGGAAGTAGAAAGCAAAG GTGATGTGGAGAAAGTGGAAGACAGAGCACCTATTGAGAATCCCCCTGAACCTCCTATAATCACTCTGGATGAGAAAG ATGAGAAAAAAGATGATGATAAGAGAGATGTGGTGATGCTGCAGAATGGAGAGATGCTGAAAGAGTCAGTAGATGAAAGGCACAAGAAGGCAGTAAAGCAGCGCTTCATGTTCAACATAGCAGATGGTGGCTTCACTG AACTACACTCCCTGTGGCAGAATGAAGAGCGGGCTGCAACTGTCACAAAGAAGACCTATGAGATCTGGCATCGGCGTCATGACTACTGGCTCCTTGCTGGGATTATCAA TCATGGCTATGCCCGTTGGCAGGATATTCAGAATGATCCACGTTACGCCATCCTCAATGAACCCTTCAAGGGTGAGATGAACAGGGGTAACTTCCTGGAAATAAAGAATAAGTTCTTGGCAAGGAGATTTAAG CTCCTGGAGCAAGCACTGGTGATTGAGGAGCAGTTGCGGCGAGCTGCCTATCTGAACATGTCAGAAGACCCATCTCATCCGTCTATGGCTCTGAACACACGTTTCGCAGAGGTGGAATGCCTGGCTGAGAGCCACCAGCACCTATCTAAGGAGTCAATGGCCGGGAATAAACCAGCTAACGCTGTGCTGCACAAAG ttctgaagcagctggaggagcttTTGAGTGACATGAAGGCAGATGTGACTCGCTTGCCCGCCACCATTGCCCGTATCCCACCTGTGGCAGTGCGCCTCCAGATGTCCGAGCGCAACATCCTCAGCCGGCTGGCCAACCGCAGTAGTGAGCCCCCTCCACCGCCACCTCCCCAACAA